One Streptomyces sp. V4I8 genomic window carries:
- a CDS encoding DUF1707 and DUF4190 domain-containing protein: protein MTQPSWQGSGAPRPWQGSHAPLRWQGGHGPQAWPALGSPAMLASHADRERAVDVLRAGFGEGRLDKSEFDQRIERAYTARTVGDLALLVADLPQGPMPQPAPFTPVPRAFLAVPRPQTNAKAVGSAVCGVLCLVSFGLTGIPAVVLGHAARSEIRRTGEGGDALALTGLVLGWLSNAAWAVLVTLMLVAAALSA, encoded by the coding sequence ATGACGCAGCCGTCGTGGCAGGGGAGCGGTGCTCCGCGGCCGTGGCAAGGGAGCCATGCCCCGCTGAGATGGCAGGGCGGCCATGGCCCGCAGGCCTGGCCTGCCCTGGGCAGCCCGGCAATGCTCGCCTCGCACGCCGACCGTGAGCGGGCCGTGGATGTGCTCAGGGCGGGGTTCGGTGAGGGCCGACTGGACAAAAGCGAGTTCGACCAGCGGATCGAGCGGGCCTACACCGCCCGTACCGTCGGCGACCTGGCCCTCCTCGTAGCCGACCTGCCCCAGGGCCCCATGCCGCAGCCGGCGCCCTTCACGCCCGTGCCGCGGGCCTTTCTGGCGGTGCCGCGGCCGCAGACGAACGCGAAGGCGGTCGGCTCGGCCGTCTGTGGTGTGCTGTGTCTGGTGAGCTTCGGGCTGACCGGGATTCCGGCGGTGGTGCTGGGGCATGCGGCGCGTTCGGAGATACGGCGCACCGGGGAGGGCGGCGACGCGCTGGCGCTGACCGGGCTGGTGCTCGGGTGGTTGTCGAACGCCGCCTGGGCGGTCCTGGTGACGCTGATGCTCGTGGCCGCGGCCCTGTCCGCATAG
- the fusA gene encoding elongation factor G has protein sequence MATTSLDLAKVRNIGIMAHIDAGKTTTTERILFYTGVSYKIGEVHDGAATMDWMEQEQERGITITSAATTCHWPLEDNDYTINIIDTPGHVDFTVEVERSLRVLDGAVTVFDGVAGVEPQSETVWRQADRYGVPRICFVNKLDRTGAEFHRCVDMISDRLGAQPLVMQLPIGAEADFKGVVDLVRMKALVWSAEAAKGEMYDVVDIPATHTEAAEEYRGKLIEGVAENDEEIMELYLEGQEPTEEQLYAAIRRITIASGKSSDTTVTPVFCGTAFKNKGVQPLLDAVVRYLPTPLDVEAIEGHDVKDPEVVVKRKPSDDEPLSALAFKIMSDPHLGKLTFVRIYSGRLESGTAVLNSVKGKKERIGKIYRMHANKREEIESVGAGDIVAVMGLKQTTTGETLSDDKQPVILESMDFPAPVIQVAIEPKSKGDQEKLGVAIQRLAEEDPSFQVHSDEETGQTIIGGMGELHLEVLVDRMRREFKVEANVGKPQVAYRETIRKAVERVDYTHKKQTGGTGQFAKVQIAIEPIEGGDASYEFVNKVTGGRIPKEYIPSVDAGAQEAMQFGILAGYEMTGVRVTLIDGGYHEVDSSELAFKIAGSQAFKEAARKASPVLLEPMMAVEVTTPEDYMGEVIGDINSRRGQIQAMEERAGARVVKGLVPLSEMFGYVGDLRSKTSGRASYSMQFDSYAEVPRNVAEEIIAKAKGE, from the coding sequence ATGGCTACCACTTCACTTGACCTGGCCAAGGTCCGCAACATCGGGATCATGGCCCACATCGACGCGGGCAAGACGACCACCACCGAGCGGATCCTCTTCTACACCGGCGTCAGCTACAAGATCGGTGAGGTCCACGACGGCGCTGCCACCATGGACTGGATGGAGCAGGAGCAGGAGCGTGGCATCACGATCACCTCTGCTGCCACCACCTGTCACTGGCCGCTCGAGGACAACGACTACACGATCAACATCATCGACACCCCCGGGCACGTCGACTTCACGGTCGAGGTGGAGCGCTCGCTGCGCGTCCTCGACGGTGCCGTCACGGTGTTCGACGGTGTCGCCGGTGTCGAGCCGCAGTCCGAGACGGTGTGGCGTCAGGCCGACCGTTACGGCGTGCCGCGCATCTGCTTCGTGAACAAGCTGGACCGCACCGGTGCCGAGTTCCACCGCTGCGTCGACATGATCTCGGACCGCCTTGGTGCGCAGCCGCTGGTCATGCAGCTTCCGATCGGTGCCGAGGCCGACTTCAAGGGCGTCGTGGACCTGGTCCGCATGAAGGCGCTCGTGTGGTCCGCCGAGGCCGCCAAGGGCGAGATGTACGACGTCGTCGACATCCCGGCCACGCACACCGAGGCTGCCGAGGAGTACCGCGGCAAGCTGATCGAGGGCGTCGCCGAGAACGACGAAGAGATCATGGAGCTGTACCTGGAGGGCCAGGAGCCCACCGAGGAGCAGCTGTACGCCGCGATCCGTCGCATCACCATCGCGTCCGGCAAGTCCAGCGACACCACGGTCACCCCGGTGTTCTGTGGCACCGCGTTCAAGAACAAGGGCGTCCAGCCCCTGCTCGACGCGGTGGTGCGCTACCTGCCGACCCCGCTTGACGTCGAGGCCATCGAGGGCCACGACGTGAAGGACCCCGAGGTCGTCGTCAAGCGCAAGCCGTCCGACGACGAGCCGCTGTCGGCGCTGGCGTTCAAGATCATGAGCGACCCGCACCTCGGCAAGCTCACCTTCGTCCGGATCTACTCCGGTCGCCTGGAGTCCGGCACCGCGGTGCTGAACTCCGTCAAGGGCAAGAAGGAGCGCATCGGCAAGATCTACCGCATGCACGCGAACAAGCGTGAGGAGATCGAGTCGGTGGGCGCCGGCGACATCGTCGCCGTCATGGGCCTGAAGCAGACCACCACCGGTGAGACGCTGTCCGACGACAAGCAGCCGGTGATCCTGGAGTCCATGGACTTCCCGGCGCCGGTCATCCAGGTCGCCATCGAGCCCAAGTCCAAGGGTGACCAGGAGAAGCTGGGTGTCGCCATCCAGCGTCTCGCGGAGGAGGACCCCTCCTTCCAGGTCCACTCGGACGAGGAGACCGGCCAGACCATCATCGGTGGTATGGGCGAGCTGCACCTCGAGGTGCTGGTCGACCGTATGCGCCGTGAGTTCAAGGTCGAGGCCAACGTCGGCAAGCCGCAGGTCGCCTACCGTGAGACGATCCGCAAGGCCGTCGAGCGCGTCGACTACACGCACAAGAAGCAGACTGGTGGTACCGGCCAGTTCGCCAAGGTGCAGATCGCGATCGAGCCGATCGAGGGCGGCGACGCCTCGTACGAGTTCGTGAACAAGGTCACCGGTGGTCGTATCCCGAAGGAGTACATCCCTTCGGTCGACGCCGGTGCGCAGGAGGCCATGCAGTTCGGCATCCTCGCGGGCTACGAGATGACCGGTGTGCGCGTCACGCTGATCGACGGTGGCTACCACGAGGTCGACTCCTCCGAGCTCGCGTTCAAGATCGCCGGTTCGCAGGCCTTCAAGGAGGCCGCGCGCAAGGCCAGCCCTGTGCTCCTTGAGCCGATGATGGCCGTCGAGGTCACCACGCCCGAGGACTACATGGGTGAGGTCATCGGCGACATCAACTCCCGCCGTGGCCAGATCCAGGCCATGGAGGAGCGGGCGGGTGCCCGCGTCGTGAAGGGCCTCGTGCCTCTCTCGGAGATGTTCGGTTACGTCGGCGACCTGCGCAGCAAGACGTCCGGCCGTGCCAGCTACTCCATGCAGTTCGACTCCTACGCCGAGGTTCCGCGGAACGTCGCCGAGGAGATCATCGCGAAGGCCAAGGGCGAGTAA
- the rpsL gene encoding 30S ribosomal protein S12 → MPTIQQLVRKGRQDKVEKNKTPALEGSPQRRGVCTRVFTTTPKKPNSALRKVARVRLTSGIEVTAYIPGEGHNLQEHSIVLVRGGRVKDLPGVRYKIIRGSLDTQGVKNRKQARSRYGAKKEK, encoded by the coding sequence GTGCCTACGATCCAGCAGCTGGTCCGTAAGGGCCGGCAGGACAAGGTCGAGAAGAACAAGACGCCCGCACTCGAGGGTTCCCCTCAGCGTCGTGGCGTCTGCACGCGTGTGTTCACGACCACCCCGAAGAAGCCGAACTCGGCCCTGCGTAAGGTCGCGCGTGTGCGTCTGACCAGCGGGATCGAGGTCACCGCTTACATTCCGGGTGAGGGACACAACCTGCAGGAGCACTCCATCGTGCTCGTGCGCGGCGGCCGTGTGAAGGACCTGCCGGGTGTTCGCTACAAGATCATCCGTGGTTCGCTTGACACCCAGGGTGTCAAGAACCGCAAGCAGGCCCGCAGCCGCTACGGCGCCAAGAAGGAGAAGTAA
- a CDS encoding NAD-dependent epimerase/dehydratase family protein — MSRQVDVVVAGGGGFIGGHLAADLLSQGLTVRCVDIKPQHEWHQVHGAAENVVADLSLLDNARAAVRDVGQVYMLAADMGGMGFIENHKAACMMSVLISTHMLKAAQEAGVERYFYSSSACVYAADKQTTSNVTALKEEDAYPAQPEDGYGWEKLFSERMCRHFEEDYGFTCRVARYHNVYGPAGTWTGGREKAPAAVCRKIAEAVLSGEHRIDIWGDGRQTRSFMYIDDCLHGTQMLMRGNSSVPVNIGSSELVTINQLVDIVEEIAGIRCERKYQLDAPQGVRGRNSDNTLIRELHGWTPSIPLAEGLEKTYAWVYDQVKLARS, encoded by the coding sequence ATGAGCAGGCAGGTGGATGTCGTTGTCGCGGGGGGCGGAGGATTCATCGGTGGGCATCTCGCGGCCGATCTCCTGTCCCAGGGGCTGACAGTGCGGTGTGTCGATATCAAGCCCCAGCATGAATGGCATCAGGTGCACGGCGCCGCCGAGAACGTCGTCGCCGACCTGTCGCTCCTCGACAACGCCCGCGCGGCCGTCCGGGACGTCGGCCAGGTGTACATGCTGGCCGCCGACATGGGTGGCATGGGATTCATCGAGAACCACAAGGCCGCCTGCATGATGTCGGTGCTGATCAGCACCCATATGCTCAAGGCCGCGCAGGAGGCCGGTGTCGAGCGCTACTTCTACTCCTCGTCCGCCTGCGTGTACGCCGCCGACAAGCAGACCACCTCGAACGTCACCGCGCTGAAGGAGGAGGACGCGTACCCGGCACAGCCCGAGGACGGCTATGGCTGGGAGAAGCTCTTCTCCGAGCGCATGTGCCGCCACTTCGAGGAGGACTACGGGTTCACCTGCCGCGTCGCGCGCTACCACAACGTGTACGGCCCCGCGGGCACCTGGACCGGAGGCCGCGAGAAGGCCCCTGCCGCCGTGTGCCGCAAGATCGCCGAGGCGGTTCTCTCCGGTGAGCACCGGATCGACATCTGGGGCGACGGCCGGCAGACCCGTTCCTTCATGTACATCGACGACTGCCTCCACGGCACGCAGATGCTCATGCGCGGGAACAGCAGTGTCCCCGTCAACATCGGCTCCTCCGAGCTGGTCACCATCAACCAACTGGTCGACATCGTCGAGGAGATCGCGGGCATCCGCTGCGAGCGCAAGTACCAGCTGGACGCGCCCCAGGGCGTCCGCGGCCGTAACTCCGACAACACCCTGATCCGCGAACTGCACGGCTGGACGCCGTCGATCCCCTTGGCCGAGGGTCTGGAGAAGACCTATGCCTGGGTCTACGACCAGGTCAAGCTCGCCCGTTCCTGA
- a CDS encoding glycosyltransferase family 4 protein: MRILVHDYSGHPFQAQLSRELAQRGHDVLHSTCAAYVSGKGNLAEDAVTGLRFVTIGDHVVLDKGAYVQRLFQETRLGLELARQVRREKPDVAMLANLPIPALVVAAAALETQRIPWVLWHQDITAVALKSFAAAGVSRLMGVAATVIERGEKWSARRASAIVVIADSFVRVHREWGTAHKVTVIPNWAPLGEILPVARANAWSQEQGLTGVRTVLYSGTIGLKHNPVLLVRLVETLREQGERVRLVVVNDGPAVPVIKEAAAARGVELTLLPFQPYDRLPEVLGTGDVLVVLLTADAGEFSVPSKTLSYLCAGRPVLGLMPEDNLAAKLLRQAGSAVFAPEESSLADAARWVREVLNDSVRAESLGKESRALAEREFALEGCASKFEEILRAVVRTGE; encoded by the coding sequence ATGAGGATCCTCGTCCACGACTACAGCGGGCACCCGTTCCAGGCGCAGCTCAGCCGTGAGCTGGCGCAGCGCGGTCATGACGTCCTGCACTCGACCTGCGCGGCATACGTCTCCGGGAAGGGCAACCTGGCCGAGGACGCGGTCACCGGCCTGCGCTTCGTCACCATCGGCGACCACGTCGTGCTGGACAAGGGCGCCTACGTCCAACGGCTCTTCCAGGAGACGCGGCTGGGTCTGGAGCTGGCCCGACAGGTACGGCGCGAGAAGCCGGACGTGGCGATGCTGGCGAACCTGCCGATCCCGGCCCTGGTCGTGGCGGCCGCGGCGCTGGAGACGCAGCGCATCCCGTGGGTGCTGTGGCACCAGGACATCACCGCAGTCGCCCTCAAGAGCTTTGCCGCCGCCGGTGTGTCGAGGCTGATGGGTGTCGCCGCCACAGTGATCGAGCGGGGCGAGAAGTGGTCGGCGCGACGGGCTTCGGCGATCGTGGTGATCGCCGATTCGTTCGTGCGGGTCCACCGCGAGTGGGGCACTGCCCACAAGGTCACCGTGATTCCCAACTGGGCGCCGCTGGGCGAGATCCTCCCCGTGGCCCGCGCCAACGCGTGGTCGCAGGAGCAGGGCCTCACCGGCGTCCGGACGGTGCTGTACTCGGGCACGATCGGCCTCAAGCACAACCCCGTCCTGCTGGTCCGCCTGGTCGAGACGCTGCGCGAGCAGGGCGAACGGGTTCGTCTCGTCGTCGTCAACGACGGCCCCGCCGTGCCGGTCATCAAGGAGGCCGCCGCCGCCCGTGGTGTCGAGCTGACCCTGTTGCCCTTCCAGCCCTACGACCGGTTGCCCGAAGTGCTGGGCACGGGCGATGTACTGGTCGTCCTTCTGACGGCGGACGCCGGAGAGTTCTCGGTCCCCTCCAAGACGCTGTCCTATCTGTGCGCCGGGCGCCCGGTGCTGGGCCTGATGCCCGAGGACAACCTCGCGGCGAAGCTGCTCCGGCAGGCCGGCTCGGCGGTGTTCGCCCCTGAGGAGTCCTCGCTGGCCGACGCGGCCAGGTGGGTCCGCGAGGTCCTGAACGACTCGGTGCGCGCGGAGTCGCTGGGCAAGGAGAGCCGGGCCCTGGCAGAGCGGGAGTTCGCCCTGGAAGGGTGTGCTTCGAAATTCGAGGAAATCCTGCGGGCAGTGGTCCGCACCGGCGAGTGA
- a CDS encoding glycosyltransferase: MKVVHVVTLVSEDGAYGGPTSVAAGQLEECAARGHEVTLLSLWRGASPAPGRIGSVPLRTRPARSLLPGRFTGLMHPLLVRDMWNAMGRADVVHVHAGRDLVSIAALTVAALRRKKFVTQTHGMVQPRRAVAVRLFDRVYVPLLRRARGCLVLTEHERRAVAEVIGAGGPPLVALPNGVRPERAGETVERPRREVLFLARLHPRKRPEAFVEMAALVHRRMPDARFTLYGADEGVLPAVRQLIAAHGLQGVVSYRGALGHAEAVRAYARAAVYVLPSVDEPFPMTVMEALSAGTPVVCTDSCGIADELARRKAAVVTDGSPREMADAVCALLTDDARRRALVEAGHRAVAEAFSIHSVTDRLETIYRGVCQAPLPH, encoded by the coding sequence ATGAAGGTCGTCCATGTCGTGACACTCGTCAGCGAGGACGGGGCGTACGGCGGTCCGACGAGCGTGGCCGCCGGGCAGCTCGAGGAGTGCGCTGCCCGAGGCCATGAGGTCACGTTGCTGTCCCTGTGGCGAGGCGCGTCCCCCGCGCCGGGCCGCATCGGCTCGGTGCCGCTGCGCACCCGCCCGGCCCGATCCCTGCTCCCTGGACGCTTCACCGGGCTGATGCATCCGCTGCTGGTCAGGGACATGTGGAACGCCATGGGCAGGGCCGATGTGGTCCATGTCCACGCGGGGCGCGACCTTGTCTCCATCGCGGCGCTCACTGTCGCCGCGCTGCGCCGCAAGAAGTTCGTCACACAGACGCATGGCATGGTGCAGCCGCGGCGTGCGGTTGCTGTCAGGCTCTTCGACCGGGTGTACGTGCCTCTTCTGCGTCGGGCGCGTGGCTGCCTGGTTCTCACCGAGCACGAGCGTCGGGCCGTCGCCGAGGTCATCGGGGCGGGCGGTCCGCCGCTGGTGGCCCTTCCCAACGGGGTGCGCCCCGAACGCGCAGGGGAGACGGTGGAGCGGCCCCGCCGGGAGGTGCTCTTCCTCGCCAGGCTGCACCCGCGCAAGCGTCCGGAGGCGTTCGTCGAGATGGCCGCCCTGGTGCACCGGAGGATGCCGGACGCCCGCTTCACTCTGTACGGCGCCGATGAGGGCGTGCTGCCGGCAGTGCGTCAACTCATCGCCGCTCATGGACTGCAGGGTGTCGTCTCCTACCGTGGGGCGCTCGGGCACGCGGAGGCGGTACGGGCTTACGCGAGGGCGGCGGTGTACGTGCTGCCCAGCGTTGACGAACCGTTTCCGATGACCGTGATGGAGGCCCTCTCGGCGGGCACCCCCGTGGTGTGCACCGACAGTTGCGGCATCGCGGACGAGTTGGCCCGCCGTAAGGCCGCGGTCGTCACCGACGGCAGTCCCCGGGAGATGGCGGACGCTGTGTGCGCTCTGCTGACCGACGACGCCAGGCGGCGTGCCCTTGTGGAGGCGGGGCATCGTGCCGTCGCGGAGGCGTTCTCCATCCACTCGGTGACGGACCGGCTGGAGACGATCTATCGGGGTGTGTGCCAGGCCCCGCTGCCGCACTAG
- the rpsG gene encoding 30S ribosomal protein S7, whose protein sequence is MPRKGPAPKRPVIIDPVYGSPLVTSLINKVLLNGKRSTAERIVYGAMEGLREKTGNDPIITLKRALENIKPTLEVKSRRVGGATYQVPIEVKPGRANTLALRWLVGYSRARREKTMTERLLNELLDASNGLGAAVKKREDTHKMAESNKAFAHYRW, encoded by the coding sequence ATGCCTCGTAAGGGCCCCGCCCCGAAGCGCCCGGTCATCATCGACCCGGTCTACGGTTCTCCTCTTGTCACGTCGCTCATCAACAAGGTGCTGCTGAACGGCAAGCGCTCCACCGCCGAGCGCATCGTCTACGGCGCCATGGAGGGTCTGCGTGAGAAGACGGGCAACGACCCGATCATCACGCTGAAGCGCGCGCTTGAGAACATCAAGCCGACCCTCGAGGTCAAGTCCCGCCGTGTCGGTGGTGCGACGTACCAGGTTCCGATCGAGGTCAAGCCCGGTCGTGCCAACACGCTTGCGCTGCGCTGGCTGGTCGGTTACTCCCGCGCCCGTCGCGAGAAGACCATGACCGAGCGTCTCCTCAACGAGCTTCTCGACGCCTCGAACGGCCTCGGTGCGGCCGTGAAGAAGCGCGAGGACACCCACAAGATGGCCGAGTCCAACAAGGCCTTCGCGCACTACCGCTGGTAG
- a CDS encoding CDP-alcohol phosphatidyltransferase family protein, whose amino-acid sequence MDFSSTLRQLSKAQKPPRGVSVYTRFVNRPAGRLLAAAAYRVGLSPNHVTGVSALITFAALFATALHPPSRALGQWVSLALLLGFALDSADGQLARLYRSTSLSGEWLDHVVDCAKLLGIHAAVLISFYRFFDLPLPALLLPVVFQFAAVLLFFGGILTEQMRRRGEETPPGPVPRPSTARAVALLPVDYGLLCLSFLFLGSRQLFLALYTLLLAAHVLLLPAFLTKWLRELS is encoded by the coding sequence ATGGACTTCTCCAGTACGCTGCGGCAGCTTTCGAAGGCGCAGAAACCCCCTCGTGGGGTTTCGGTCTACACGCGGTTCGTGAACCGGCCGGCCGGCAGACTGCTCGCTGCCGCCGCGTACCGTGTCGGGCTTTCGCCCAACCACGTGACGGGCGTGAGTGCCCTGATCACCTTCGCGGCTCTTTTCGCCACAGCTCTGCACCCGCCTTCGCGCGCGCTGGGACAGTGGGTCTCACTCGCTCTGCTGCTCGGTTTCGCACTCGATTCGGCAGACGGTCAGCTGGCCCGGTTGTACCGGTCGACCAGTCTTTCCGGAGAGTGGCTGGACCATGTGGTGGACTGCGCGAAACTCCTGGGCATCCATGCGGCGGTGCTGATTTCCTTCTACCGCTTCTTCGACCTGCCGCTGCCCGCTCTGCTGCTCCCGGTCGTCTTCCAGTTCGCCGCGGTGCTGCTGTTCTTCGGGGGGATTCTTACGGAACAGATGAGAAGGCGAGGAGAGGAAACGCCGCCCGGACCGGTGCCCCGGCCGTCCACTGCACGTGCCGTGGCGCTGCTGCCCGTCGACTACGGCCTGCTGTGCCTGAGCTTTCTGTTCCTGGGCAGCCGGCAGCTCTTCCTCGCGCTGTACACCCTCCTGCTCGCGGCCCATGTGCTGCTGCTGCCGGCGTTCCTCACCAAATGGCTCCGGGAGCTTTCCTGA
- a CDS encoding putative colanic acid biosynthesis acetyltransferase: protein MAETAAPPGAGIRTGQSEHRAAFERSLRGFTKAGYDKGRPLPVQAAWFAVLHLVFAKWWFPARWRPAVLRLFGARIGRRVLIRHGVRVHWPWRLCVGDDVWIGEGAWLLNLEQITIGSDVCVSQGALLCTGSHQRHSRTFEFDNGPIRLEPGSWVAARAVVLRGVTVGRGAVVGASAVAHRDIAPGEVVTSEVAGSAVVGGAVVGGAVASGGAAA from the coding sequence ATGGCTGAGACCGCAGCCCCGCCTGGCGCGGGCATCCGCACCGGCCAGTCCGAGCACAGGGCTGCCTTCGAGCGTTCCCTGCGGGGCTTCACGAAGGCGGGGTACGACAAAGGGCGTCCCCTGCCCGTCCAGGCCGCCTGGTTCGCCGTACTCCACCTCGTGTTCGCCAAGTGGTGGTTCCCGGCTCGTTGGCGACCCGCTGTGCTGCGGCTCTTCGGCGCGCGGATCGGGCGGCGGGTGTTGATCCGGCACGGCGTTCGTGTGCACTGGCCCTGGCGGCTGTGCGTCGGCGACGACGTGTGGATCGGTGAGGGGGCCTGGCTGTTGAACCTTGAGCAGATCACGATCGGCAGCGACGTGTGTGTCTCGCAGGGCGCGTTGCTCTGCACGGGGAGCCACCAACGCCACAGCCGTACCTTCGAGTTCGACAACGGTCCCATCCGCCTGGAGCCCGGGTCCTGGGTCGCCGCGCGGGCCGTCGTACTGCGCGGTGTGACCGTCGGCCGTGGCGCGGTGGTGGGTGCCTCGGCGGTCGCCCACCGCGACATCGCTCCTGGTGAGGTGGTCACCAGTGAGGTCGCCGGTAGTGCGGTCGTCGGTGGTGCGGTCGTCGGTGGTGCGGTTGCCAGTGGTGGGGCCGCGGCATGA
- the tuf gene encoding elongation factor Tu translates to MAKAKFERTKPHVNIGTIGHIDHGKTTLTAAITKVLHDAYPDLNEASAFDQIDKAPEERQRGITISIAHVEYQTETRHYAHVDCPGHADYIKNMITGAAQMDGAILVVAATDGPMPQTKEHVLLARQVGVPYIVVALNKADMVDDEEILELVELEVRELLSEYEFPGDDLPVVKVSALKALEGDKEWGNTVLELMKAVDENIPQPERDVDKPFLMPIEDVFTITGRGTVVTGRIERGVLKVNETVDIVGIKQEKTTTTVTGIEMFRKLLDEGQAGENVGLLLRGIKREDVERGQVIIKPGSVTPHTEFEAQAYILSKDEGGRHTPFFNNYRPQFYFRTTDVTGVVTLPEGTEMVMPGDNTEMKVELIQPVAMEEGLKFAIREGGRTVGAGQVTKINK, encoded by the coding sequence GTGGCGAAGGCGAAGTTCGAGCGGACTAAGCCCCACGTCAACATCGGCACCATCGGTCACATCGACCACGGTAAGACGACCCTCACGGCCGCCATTACCAAGGTGCTGCACGACGCGTACCCGGACCTGAACGAGGCCTCGGCCTTCGACCAGATCGACAAGGCTCCCGAGGAGCGTCAGCGCGGTATCACCATCTCCATCGCGCACGTCGAGTACCAGACCGAGACGCGTCACTACGCCCACGTCGACTGCCCCGGTCACGCGGACTACATCAAGAACATGATCACCGGTGCTGCCCAGATGGACGGCGCCATCCTCGTGGTCGCCGCCACCGACGGCCCGATGCCGCAGACCAAGGAGCACGTGCTCCTGGCCCGCCAGGTCGGCGTTCCGTACATCGTCGTCGCCCTGAACAAGGCCGACATGGTGGACGACGAGGAGATCCTGGAGCTCGTCGAGCTCGAGGTTCGTGAGCTGCTCTCCGAGTACGAGTTCCCGGGCGACGACCTGCCGGTCGTCAAGGTCTCGGCGCTCAAGGCCCTTGAGGGCGACAAGGAGTGGGGCAACACCGTCCTCGAGCTCATGAAGGCCGTGGACGAGAACATCCCGCAGCCCGAGCGTGACGTCGACAAGCCGTTCCTCATGCCGATCGAGGACGTCTTCACGATCACCGGTCGCGGTACGGTCGTCACCGGCCGTATCGAGCGTGGTGTCCTGAAGGTCAACGAGACCGTCGACATCGTGGGCATCAAGCAGGAGAAGACCACCACCACGGTCACCGGCATCGAGATGTTCCGCAAGCTGCTCGACGAGGGCCAGGCCGGTGAGAACGTCGGTCTGCTGCTCCGCGGCATCAAGCGCGAGGACGTCGAGCGCGGCCAGGTCATCATCAAGCCGGGCTCGGTCACCCCGCACACCGAGTTCGAGGCGCAGGCCTACATCCTGTCCAAGGACGAGGGTGGCCGCCACACGCCGTTCTTCAACAACTACCGTCCGCAGTTCTACTTCCGTACGACGGACGTGACCGGCGTCGTGACCCTCCCCGAGGGCACCGAGATGGTCATGCCGGGTGACAACACCGAGATGAAGGTGGAGCTCATCCAGCCCGTCGCCATGGAAGAGGGCCTGAAGTTCGCCATCCGTGAGGGTGGCCGGACCGTGGGCGCCGGTCAGGTCACCAAGATCAACAAGTAA